taaatgaatagaaaaaacatatattgagAATGATTTGTGTTGATAAGGGGAGCATAAAGGAAGCAATATAAGTGCTAAACtcaatcccttatgtgtttggttctcgatgatgacaacacattgattgTAACAACACATATGTTTTCATGTCAACAACATAAacgtttattttttattgatacatatgttggtatgtaaatgtttctttatgATTGATACATATGATGATATGTTGTTTAGTCTGCATACTTCTATGATCATAATTGAGTTTATATCTACTATATGCATACAAAATGTTTTTGTATGataaaaccacaagcacaaagcAACTATgtatgaaataattgattacagtgatgttgtaatcaattaagttcatcagacaACTTATGTTTTAAGCTATgtcaaaacaacaagttttaaccgattacttTAAGtgtaaaatcgattaaaactcgtatcTTTGCATACATCTTTTtgaaatgtgttgtgatgagttttgaactgaaaatgttttcaaaatgcCTATGTGTtgtacttaatcgattacacattttatgtaatcaattatgcTTGTTATACTTTGAAAAATGTTTGTTGATAAGTCTTAACTGTctcaacggtcatatttttatatgttttgactTACATGATAAAGTCAATCGATTACATTTTGTTCTTAATCGGTTacatttgtttgaatattttttcagATGTAACTTTGTTactaatgtaaccgattacattttTATAGTAATCGATTAGATTGCATATGTTATGAGAAAACTATAAATTGGCGCATTGCACACTGCTCTAAAGACTTTTGATCATTCTAAactttcatatttgatatttgtGAATTGATAAAAGAGCTACAAGTATGTTGAGActctccaagaaacaagatacACAAAAAATGATAATCTTGAAGGTTTCTTGAAGAATAGATTTGAGCTTTCATTGTTGATCAACTACCGCACTACTGAGATGTATTCTTGACTTATCTGATTTCGTTTTCAGCAATCTTGGATTGTGTTGTTCGTTGTGCATGCGACCAAGAAGAAGAGCGTGTAGTTATGTGTACTTTgagaggtgtctcaaagggtgACTGCATAAGACGATTGTTCTTGCTGCAAGGTTTTGTTGTTGGCTATATTagatcactacaaaaaagaaggacATTATCGAAGGCCACAATCCCTCGGAAACTGCTAGAAGCCGTCGATAATGACCTTTTACCGACGACTTATCGACGGCCATTCCTTTGCCCCTCGATAATTACCGaggggcaaaagccttcggtaattaccgaggggcAAAAGCCTTAGGTAATTACCAAAGGGctgaaaaaaaagtataaactcaatctacactacaaaaaaaaagggtattaccgaaggccagaagccctcggaaacaacccaaaaccgtcggtaaaaggtaattaccgaaggcttatcgacggccaaagagccctcggtaaatcccttgtcgctaacatttaccgagggcttttgcccttcggtaattaccgacggccaaaagccttcggtaattaccaagggtcaaaagccttcggtaattaccgaagggcaaaagccttcggtaatttgcGAAGGACGGAGAGCGGGATTTCAGATTTGGGCAGAGAGCGGGATTTCAGATTTGGGCAGAGAGCGGGATTTCAAATTTGGGCAGAGAGAGGGATTCCAAATTTGCGCAGAGGAGAGAGGGATTCCAGATTTTGGTAATTTCGGGAGAGAGCCCTCACTCCCATTCCCACGTTGTAACCGTCCACGAGACTCACATCGTAGAAGTCCTTGTTACCGTTGCCGGAGCTTCCGATCTTGAACTCCACCAGCGTCCCCAGCAAGACTCCTCCGCCGATGCATTTAAGTCCCCCTGCACAGTCTTCGGTGGCACATTTTCCGGCGCCGGAGTCGTCAAAGGTGCATCCAGTCCGAGCCCAGAAGCGGCCTGACCAACCGGACGGAGCTGTGAGGTGGACCGACGAACCGGGCTGCAGGGCAAAACCGCCAGAACCGAGAATGCCGGCGCCGTTGCCGGAAAGCGTCCCCTGCGAAACTGTGTAACTACAATGATTCTGGAGAGAAAATACCGTGGCAGATGCTACCTGAAAATGTATAATCCAGACattgattaagaaaaaaattagaaaatcgAAAATGCTTGGGTCTTGGGGTTTGGTGTTCTCGTTGGAGAGGAGAGGAAGATGACGTTTTGGAGGAGCAAAGCGGAAGGGTTTCAGAGGAAGGGTTTTGGACGACGAAACTTGAGCTACTGGAAAATGAATTGCAGAGAGGGAATAGCTTGATTTTAACCAAAATACTTCGAAGACATTACCGAGGGCCACAAGCCTTCGGTATTTTATTTCACCACAGCATTACCGAGGGGTCGTAGCCCGTCGGGAAAATGCCGCCGAAAAAACCCACATTTCTTGTAGTGCTAGAACCATGGATCCAGCaacaaaattacattataattGTTACTTACTAACAACCATGTCTACACTCCATTCATACAAATGACGGCCCATACccatttttcaataattttaattagaagAGAATATTGAAGGCAAACCTCTGGGGCcatatagaagaaaaatattgacATGAGAAAGTAAATTGAGAGGGACAGAAAATAATGTCACCTGTGATTGCTCCTTTGAGAATGCCACAATCTGCCATGTTACTAACATGTACTTCAAAGTTTCTATATATTGTTCTCATTAATTGTCTttcaagtttaattaaaaaattaagttaaattgcATTCAAATTTGAGGACATTTAATTGGTAAAATGAGCATGCAGACTTTTGAAAGTACAAAATCTCCGAGGCACTCTCCCAGCAGCAATGGTTAGATTGTCGTACCTTCAAGAAATGTATGATATTGTTTCACTTTTTCTCGCTTTAATTCAACAACAATGTGTTttctaatttcctttttttcatgaaattgttgttagaatcgctgcaacggaattattagcgtggaacaaaccaagagggggggcgtgaattggttatatacttttattgtgccttttattatttttctcttaatttttcttacagaacagataattaaatataaatgacagagtaagggaaagagaaaaattgcacaggtgattttatcctggttcagatataaattacaagaatcaaccctaatacatatttgagcactattacatcaactttgattattataaaagctttataaaatacagagatcttcaatttgtctttatggatcttgacttgtgcaaatctgttcatcatcaaaacttcatctttgatttttgctaacattctccccctttttgatgatgatcaaaaattctcCTGAGTTTAAAGCTTTTTAATAATCTGAAACAACCACAACTCACGAAAGGAgagattaatagaaaaataaagaaataaagagtttaaactatcttctccccctttttgatcataagaaaaaaatatgtgctcccccttaataaaaataaattatgcatagaagaaaaagaaatgaacaacaaacttttattgaatttaaaaaaaaatgcatacaATCATaaagataaacaacaaaacaaacaaagaggATCTAGAAATCATCACTTGCGTCACTATTGGGCATGATTTGACCCTCTAGGGCACAAAAGCCACACAATAAGGTAGTGCAAGAGGCGTTCTTCCATCTTGAGTCCATCAGCAAGGAAGAGACGAGCATTATGTTGTCGAGGATTGCGGAGAAATGACTGGTACACTGCTATCTTTTTGAATTGAGCAAAGTCATTCGGAATGATTTGAGAATTTTCTAAAACAGGGACTTTTGCtacatttgtccaaatgtcattgTCCAAGACAATGTCCACACCTTTCACCCTTGTTTGGAAAACCCCATCACGAacctttaaatttaaatagaagATGCGAACAAGATCCGGATAGTTCCTTCCACGGAGTTCCATTATGTGTTGAACTCCTTGTTCAATGATGAGATTGAGAAAGGAGAAGTTGTAGGATGTATACCAAGCGAGATCaatgaatttttgtttgatGAGCTTCCTTTCCTTCCAAAATTGTGAGAATGACTGTTGATCTTGCTCATCGGAAAGCCACCCTTCTATGGTAGCATCTCTTCTACGAACATTACTCTCTGAAACTCCacttgttcttcttctccttcttcttgaaGGTTCAGCCATTGAGATGGATGGAAAGCAAAGGTTTTGGtgaaagaaaggagaaagcaAAAGGGATATGCTCAAGATTGGTTCAAGTATGGAAGGTGGGGACCAAGTGGGGTATAAATAGGCTCAAGAATGCTCCCCAACGTTCAGATTTTGGGATTTTGCCCGTTAATAGCCGTTGGCAACGGCTAGTTTAATGAAAACTGCAACATTTTTTCGAAAAAACAGTCTGGagcgcatttaatcgattaaataggattttaatcgattaagtaatcgattaatacttggattaatcgattaaaccattCGTAAATGTATAGGTAACgattttaatcgatttacacGCAGATTAAACATGTTAAGCAACGAAAAATGCAATATTAAGTCCAAGAATgcctattttactatttccAATATGCCTAgatctcttctaagctcaaacaatctatccttaggcaatgctttggtgaaaatgtcCGCTAATTGATGCTTAGAATCTATGAATTCCATTTCACAATCGCCTTTTTGGACATGGTCTCTAATGAAGTGAtgcctaatttctatatgcttggttctagaatgcATGATAGGATTTTTGGTAAGTTTTATAGCACTTGTGTTAT
This Vigna angularis cultivar LongXiaoDou No.4 chromosome 4, ASM1680809v1, whole genome shotgun sequence DNA region includes the following protein-coding sequences:
- the LOC108330229 gene encoding pathogenesis-related protein 5-like → MADCGILKGAITGDIIFCPSQFTFSCQYFSSIWPQSTTRNVGFFGGIFPTGYDPSVASATVFSLQNHCSYTVSQGTLSGNGAGILGSGGFALQPGSSVHLTAPSGWSGRFWARTGCTFDDSGAGKCATEDCAGGLKCIGGGVLLGTLVEFKIGSSGNGNKDFYDVSLVDGYNVGMGVRALSRNYQNLESLSPLRKFGIPLSAQI